In Thermobaculum terrenum ATCC BAA-798, one genomic interval encodes:
- the aroF gene encoding 3-deoxy-7-phosphoheptulonate synthase, protein MLVIMKSSATEEEIGRVIERIEVEGLSAHVSRGMERTVIGVIGQGVDVHRIAGVLGGMSGVESLVPISKPFKLASREFHPQDTVVEVNGVRIGGEEVVVIGGPCSVESEEQTLATARAVKAAGGKLLRGGAYKPRTSPYSFRGMGVRGLEILARAREETGLGVVTEVMSVEELPVVMEYADMLQIGTRNMQNYALLEAVGRTEMPVLLKRGMSATVEEWLLAAEYIMAQGNRRVVLCERGIRSFDPYTRNVFDVGAIALVKGLSHLPVIGDPSQGTGRASLVVPVSLAAVAAGADGLLVEVHPNPEGAMSDNAQQVTFEGFEELMAGVRRVASAIGRSAAEPAREPQGVSA, encoded by the coding sequence ATGTTGGTAATAATGAAGTCCAGTGCTACAGAGGAGGAGATAGGGAGGGTGATAGAGAGGATAGAGGTGGAGGGATTGAGTGCGCATGTGAGTCGAGGGATGGAGAGGACGGTGATAGGGGTGATAGGGCAGGGGGTGGACGTGCATCGGATAGCAGGAGTGCTAGGGGGCATGAGTGGGGTGGAGAGCCTGGTGCCGATCAGCAAGCCTTTCAAGCTGGCCAGCAGGGAGTTTCATCCCCAGGACACGGTGGTGGAGGTCAACGGGGTGAGGATAGGAGGGGAGGAGGTGGTGGTGATAGGAGGGCCATGCAGTGTGGAGAGCGAGGAGCAGACGCTGGCGACTGCCAGGGCGGTGAAGGCTGCTGGAGGGAAGCTGTTGAGGGGAGGGGCCTACAAGCCCAGGACCTCGCCGTACAGTTTTCGAGGGATGGGAGTGAGGGGATTGGAGATACTGGCCAGGGCGAGGGAGGAGACGGGTTTGGGGGTGGTGACGGAGGTGATGAGTGTGGAGGAGCTGCCGGTGGTGATGGAGTATGCGGACATGCTGCAGATAGGCACGAGGAACATGCAGAACTATGCGTTGTTGGAGGCGGTGGGGAGGACGGAGATGCCAGTGCTTTTGAAGCGTGGGATGAGTGCGACGGTAGAGGAGTGGTTGTTGGCAGCGGAGTACATCATGGCGCAGGGCAACAGGCGAGTGGTGTTGTGTGAGAGGGGTATAAGGTCGTTTGATCCTTACACGAGGAACGTGTTTGATGTGGGGGCGATAGCGTTGGTGAAGGGGTTATCGCACCTGCCTGTGATAGGGGATCCCAGTCAGGGGACAGGGAGGGCTAGTTTGGTGGTGCCTGTGAGTTTGGCGGCTGTGGCGGCTGGAGCTGATGGGTTGTTGGTGGAGGTGCATCCCAATCCGGAGGGTGCGATGAGCGACAACGCCCAGCAGGTGACGTTTGAGGGTTTTGAGGAGCTGATGGCAGGCGTCAGGAGGGTGGCCAGCGCTATCGGCAGATCCGCCGCCGAGCCCGCACGCGAGCCCCAGGGGGTGAGCGCCTAG
- a CDS encoding LacI family DNA-binding transcriptional regulator yields the protein MSLEDRPLPEYYKIKMALLNEIRQGRFVPGQSFITEKEVCRRFGVSRITAARALNDLVREGVLTRRRGLGTFVTGTMESPPQGHREGRLIACIFEVLHGHHVIEILRGIEEVCRAEGFHTLLFDSMLSAQTEVQNLRRARQAGAVGVILYPVDGSPNAVHIEALLQEGMPVVMVDRYYPNVPTDRVLPDSWSAGYLLTKELIGRGHKHIATVWGETSCTSVQENLAGHLQALREHGLEIIPDLTALRPYDSLPEDGRLAILRGWMSAPYRPTAMLAANSHVLTVVAKDLARIGLEPGQVALASAADDNPEALYTLGAMTAVLPSRHMGVEAARLLMERIKQGGERPYRHVVLPVTIVPHISTDQIQDLAGTSQQVVRSQLPG from the coding sequence ATGAGCTTGGAAGACAGACCGCTGCCAGAGTACTACAAGATCAAGATGGCGCTGCTCAACGAGATACGGCAGGGCAGGTTCGTGCCCGGCCAGTCTTTCATCACCGAGAAGGAGGTGTGCAGGCGCTTCGGGGTCAGCCGCATCACCGCCGCCCGCGCCCTCAACGACCTGGTGCGCGAGGGCGTGCTGACCCGCAGGCGCGGGCTGGGGACGTTCGTCACGGGCACGATGGAGTCGCCGCCACAGGGGCACAGGGAGGGCAGGCTGATAGCCTGCATATTCGAGGTGCTGCACGGGCACCACGTCATCGAGATCCTCAGGGGCATAGAGGAGGTCTGCAGGGCGGAGGGCTTCCACACGCTCCTGTTCGACTCCATGCTCTCGGCCCAGACCGAGGTGCAGAACCTCAGGCGCGCCAGGCAGGCGGGGGCCGTGGGCGTGATCCTGTACCCGGTGGATGGTTCCCCCAACGCCGTGCATATAGAGGCCCTGCTGCAGGAGGGCATGCCCGTGGTGATGGTCGACCGCTACTACCCGAACGTGCCGACCGACAGGGTCTTGCCCGACAGCTGGTCGGCCGGGTACCTGCTGACCAAGGAGCTCATCGGGCGCGGGCACAAGCACATCGCCACCGTGTGGGGTGAGACCTCGTGCACGAGCGTGCAGGAGAACCTAGCTGGGCACCTGCAGGCGCTGCGGGAGCACGGGCTCGAGATCATCCCCGACCTGACCGCGCTGCGCCCCTACGACTCGCTACCCGAGGACGGCAGGCTGGCGATCCTGCGTGGGTGGATGTCCGCCCCTTACAGGCCCACGGCCATGCTGGCGGCCAACAGCCACGTGCTGACCGTTGTCGCCAAGGACCTGGCCCGCATCGGGCTGGAGCCCGGACAGGTGGCCCTGGCCTCGGCCGCGGACGACAACCCCGAGGCCCTCTACACGCTCGGGGCGATGACCGCCGTGCTGCCCTCCAGGCACATGGGCGTGGAGGCCGCTCGCCTGCTCATGGAGCGGATAAAGCAAGGAGGGGAGAGGCCCTACAGGCACGTGGTGCTACCGGTCACGATCGTCCCCCATATCTCCACCGACCAGATCCAGGACCTCGCGGGCACCTCTCAGCAGGTCGTGCGGTCCCAGCTGCCTGGCTAG
- a CDS encoding choice-of-anchor P family protein, with product MGTGSVRARLWSLVTLLVLLMATLLVPPEASAEDNLRGSFMGSAYSSQVSANLLAINAELGKTIYTPCPCNGTRGRVITNSLASVHAGNILNLGAAKASVQAYKKPTSAYVSNVAEITGLNLLNGLITADAIKAVATTRADTTKVQSFWGASRFVNLKVNGRSILSVRANTQIDLPGLGYLVLQEVKRGGNDRSYSTVSIAMIHVYVTTSNSLGLPVGAEIVVGYAKSGFTRREPTVIAGGQAYTALGKAAAGSTTGRLGKVALVSLGCLSAANKAYTNTTAGASIAGGILSTGVGTNTAEITTGTSSTSVTTTSEVADVSLLGGLIRLDGLKAVATASSANGRLSTSTAGTRFANLVVLGVPLPVNVAPNTRIELPLVGYVILNEQTGSVTSTGASVSVNMIHVYVTTRNTLGLPVGTEIIVGHANASIKPFTD from the coding sequence ATGGGTACGGGATCTGTTCGAGCAAGGCTTTGGAGCTTGGTGACTTTGCTGGTGTTACTGATGGCGACGCTACTCGTGCCACCGGAGGCATCGGCCGAGGACAATCTGCGGGGGTCCTTCATGGGCAGCGCTTACAGCTCACAGGTGTCCGCGAACCTGCTGGCGATCAACGCGGAGCTGGGCAAGACCATCTATACGCCGTGTCCCTGCAACGGCACGCGAGGTAGGGTGATTACGAACTCTCTGGCAAGCGTGCACGCAGGCAACATCCTGAACCTAGGAGCTGCCAAGGCGTCAGTGCAGGCGTACAAGAAGCCCACATCGGCGTACGTAAGCAACGTCGCGGAGATCACAGGGCTTAACCTGCTGAATGGCCTGATCACGGCAGACGCTATCAAGGCCGTCGCCACCACCAGGGCAGACACTACCAAGGTGCAGAGCTTCTGGGGAGCGTCACGCTTCGTCAACCTAAAGGTCAACGGCAGAAGTATCCTCTCGGTGCGCGCCAACACTCAGATCGATCTGCCTGGGCTGGGCTACCTGGTGCTCCAGGAGGTGAAGCGCGGAGGTAACGACCGCAGCTACTCCACCGTGAGCATCGCGATGATCCACGTGTACGTTACCACGTCCAACAGCCTCGGCCTGCCCGTGGGCGCGGAGATCGTGGTAGGCTACGCCAAGAGCGGCTTCACGCGCCGGGAGCCCACCGTGATAGCGGGTGGTCAGGCCTACACGGCGCTGGGGAAGGCGGCGGCAGGCAGCACTACGGGAAGGCTTGGGAAGGTAGCGCTTGTTTCCCTGGGATGCCTGAGCGCCGCCAACAAAGCATACACTAACACCACCGCGGGCGCAAGCATCGCCGGCGGGATCCTGAGCACCGGCGTGGGCACCAACACCGCCGAGATCACCACGGGCACGAGCTCCACCAGCGTCACGACCACCAGCGAGGTGGCCGACGTCAGCCTGCTGGGAGGGCTCATACGGCTCGACGGGCTCAAGGCGGTGGCCACCGCCAGCAGCGCCAACGGCAGGCTCTCCACCTCCACGGCGGGCACTCGCTTCGCCAACCTGGTGGTGTTGGGTGTACCCTTGCCCGTGAACGTGGCGCCCAACACCCGCATAGAACTGCCCCTCGTGGGCTACGTGATCCTCAACGAGCAGACCGGGAGCGTGACCTCTACGGGCGCCTCGGTCAGCGTGAACATGATCCACGTGTACGTCACCACCCGCAACACGCTCGGCCTGCCCGTGGGCACCGAGATCATCGTCGGCCACGCCAACGCCTCGATCAAGCCGTTTACGGACTAA
- a CDS encoding DUF2160 family membrane protein, which translates to MMSAKGFVPPEEHEGRKGFLPIETNLFDRVFISLVLLVAIHLFWMRFVESVLPIWIATLISLIMGAVIVTKG; encoded by the coding sequence ATGATGAGTGCAAAGGGCTTCGTCCCCCCGGAGGAGCATGAGGGACGCAAGGGCTTCCTGCCCATAGAGACCAACCTGTTCGACAGGGTGTTCATCAGTTTGGTGTTGTTGGTGGCTATACACCTCTTCTGGATGAGGTTCGTGGAGTCGGTGCTGCCCATCTGGATCGCTACGCTGATTTCGTTGATAATGGGGGCCGTGATAGTCACCAAAGGCTGA
- a CDS encoding ADP-ribosylglycohydrolase family protein, producing MRYLEVTGEEYRDRVYGCWLGKNSGGTLGAPLERAWGQREPFDVWWYPELREGGIPNDDLEMQLVWLKALEEVGPGLRAVDLVSYWLDHIGYNFDEYGLSKTNMQLGLLPPVCGAFNNWFRDCMGSPIRSEIWACVAPGLPRVAARYAYEDAICDHAGGEGVWGEMFHAAVEASAFVVRNRQALLEVGLSYVPPWSKVRVAIEAVLEARARGLGWLEAREEVLRVVGHPVAQYAPINLGFEVIGWLWGEDFGDALCKAVNCGYDTDCTGATLGAILGIISGRRGLPSRWVEPLGEGIATNESWGGIKHVSGSHPVPRDLGELTERVVRVAQRVLAWHGVPGGRVPVPEDHHELMADEGIRELWERDPMSYEVEGTSLRYRVSYPEGPAYVGRGKRLRVELTNPHPEALAIGCELVLGGRSYGRRELEVEGQGSAHLEWELNPPEWEGNRLLGYLACEPVGRPAEPGVPLVLVRGRRWEWALAMDGGASGWRECWAEGNRLPLEVLPAGWREAYLRGRVRVPRDLRVRLGVPASCPVRAWVDGVLVVDVGDEGPIRPNYSGYGGYYVDLELARGEHEVLLGFVRGGGEPEAHLVLSLPDRLYAGDTAVVWV from the coding sequence ATGCGTTACTTGGAGGTAACTGGCGAGGAGTATAGGGACAGGGTGTACGGGTGCTGGCTGGGGAAGAACAGCGGGGGCACGCTTGGAGCACCCCTGGAGCGTGCCTGGGGGCAGAGGGAGCCCTTCGACGTGTGGTGGTATCCCGAACTGCGGGAGGGGGGCATACCCAACGACGACCTGGAGATGCAGCTGGTGTGGCTGAAGGCGCTGGAGGAGGTGGGGCCAGGGCTGCGGGCCGTGGACCTGGTGAGCTACTGGCTGGACCATATAGGGTACAACTTCGATGAGTACGGCCTGTCCAAGACAAACATGCAGCTGGGGTTGCTGCCGCCGGTGTGCGGGGCGTTCAACAACTGGTTTCGGGACTGCATGGGCAGCCCCATCCGCTCGGAGATCTGGGCGTGCGTGGCGCCTGGGTTGCCCCGGGTGGCGGCGCGGTACGCCTACGAGGACGCGATCTGCGACCACGCGGGCGGGGAGGGCGTGTGGGGGGAGATGTTCCACGCGGCTGTGGAGGCCTCGGCGTTCGTGGTGAGGAATAGGCAGGCCTTGCTGGAGGTGGGGCTGTCGTACGTGCCGCCCTGGAGCAAGGTGAGGGTGGCGATCGAGGCGGTGCTGGAGGCGCGTGCGCGGGGGCTGGGATGGCTGGAGGCCAGGGAGGAGGTGCTGCGGGTCGTGGGACATCCTGTGGCGCAGTACGCCCCGATCAACCTGGGGTTCGAGGTGATAGGCTGGCTGTGGGGGGAGGACTTTGGGGACGCGCTGTGCAAGGCGGTCAACTGCGGGTACGACACGGACTGCACCGGGGCGACGCTGGGGGCGATACTGGGGATCATCAGCGGCAGGCGGGGGCTGCCCTCCCGGTGGGTGGAGCCGCTGGGGGAAGGGATCGCCACCAACGAGAGCTGGGGAGGTATCAAGCACGTCTCGGGAAGCCACCCCGTGCCGCGGGATCTGGGGGAGCTGACGGAGAGGGTCGTGCGGGTGGCCCAGAGGGTGCTGGCCTGGCATGGGGTGCCTGGGGGCAGGGTGCCCGTGCCCGAGGACCACCACGAGCTGATGGCGGACGAGGGCATCAGGGAGCTGTGGGAGAGGGATCCGATGAGCTACGAGGTGGAGGGCACGAGCCTGCGCTACAGGGTAAGCTATCCGGAGGGCCCCGCCTACGTGGGCAGGGGCAAGAGGTTGCGGGTGGAGCTGACCAACCCCCATCCCGAGGCGCTGGCGATAGGGTGCGAGCTGGTGCTGGGCGGCAGGAGCTATGGTAGGAGGGAGCTGGAGGTGGAGGGCCAGGGCAGCGCGCACCTGGAGTGGGAGCTGAATCCCCCGGAGTGGGAGGGCAACCGCCTGCTGGGGTATCTAGCGTGCGAGCCGGTGGGCAGGCCCGCCGAGCCCGGGGTGCCCCTGGTGCTGGTGAGGGGGCGCAGGTGGGAGTGGGCGTTGGCCATGGATGGTGGAGCCTCCGGCTGGCGGGAGTGCTGGGCGGAGGGCAACAGGTTGCCGCTGGAGGTGCTGCCGGCGGGCTGGCGGGAGGCCTACCTGAGGGGGAGGGTCCGGGTGCCCAGGGACCTGCGGGTGAGGCTCGGGGTGCCCGCAAGCTGCCCCGTGAGGGCGTGGGTGGATGGGGTGCTGGTGGTGGACGTGGGAGACGAGGGGCCTATCAGGCCCAACTACTCGGGCTACGGTGGGTACTACGTGGACCTGGAGCTTGCCCGTGGGGAGCACGAGGTGCTGTTGGGGTTCGTGAGGGGCGGGGGAGAGCCCGAGGCCCATCTCGTGCTCTCCCTGCCCGATAGGCTGTACGCTGGCGACACGGCAGTGGTGTGGGTGTAG
- a CDS encoding hydroxyacid dehydrogenase has protein sequence MPRYRVLLLEPIHESGMRKLAEHVELVLADGLDEEALCRQVRGVHALVVRAGGRITRRVLEAADSLRVIGRHGVGLDNIDLEAARELGVAVVYTPLANAESVAEHAVGMMLALAKRLREGDAALRRGEWGARYSLTGRELLGKALGVVGMGRIGRRVAEICSLAFSMEVMFHDVVEPQLPPGLRAIRVDLEELLSRADFVSLHVPLLPSTYHMLGERELRLMPSTSCLVNTSRGGVVDQDALAKALREGWIAGAALDVFEAEPLPPDSPLLELPNVLVTPHMASHTEESLRRMSEVVDDVLAVLEGRQPRFRAV, from the coding sequence ATGCCCAGGTACAGGGTGCTGCTGCTCGAGCCGATCCACGAGAGCGGCATGCGCAAGCTGGCGGAGCACGTCGAGCTGGTGCTGGCCGATGGCCTGGACGAGGAGGCGCTGTGCCGGCAGGTGAGGGGCGTCCATGCCTTGGTGGTGAGGGCCGGCGGGAGGATCACGCGGAGGGTGCTGGAGGCGGCGGATAGCCTCCGGGTGATAGGCCGGCACGGCGTGGGCCTGGACAACATCGACCTGGAGGCGGCCCGCGAGCTGGGCGTGGCCGTGGTGTACACCCCTCTGGCCAACGCCGAGTCGGTCGCCGAGCACGCGGTGGGGATGATGCTGGCGCTCGCCAAGCGGCTGCGGGAGGGCGATGCGGCGCTGCGCAGGGGCGAGTGGGGCGCCCGCTACTCGCTCACGGGCAGGGAGCTGCTCGGCAAGGCCCTGGGCGTGGTGGGCATGGGCAGGATAGGTCGCCGCGTGGCCGAGATCTGCTCCCTGGCCTTCTCGATGGAGGTGATGTTCCACGACGTCGTGGAGCCCCAGCTGCCGCCCGGCCTGCGGGCGATCAGGGTGGACCTGGAGGAGCTGCTGTCCAGGGCGGACTTCGTCAGCCTCCACGTGCCCTTGCTCCCGTCCACGTACCACATGCTGGGGGAGAGGGAGCTGAGGCTCATGCCCAGCACCTCGTGCCTGGTGAACACCTCCAGGGGTGGGGTGGTGGACCAGGACGCTCTGGCCAAGGCGTTGCGCGAGGGCTGGATCGCCGGGGCGGCGCTGGACGTGTTCGAGGCCGAGCCCCTGCCGCCGGATAGCCCCCTGCTGGAGCTGCCCAACGTGCTGGTCACCCCTCACATGGCCTCCCATACCGAGGAGTCCCTGCGGAGGATGAGCGAGGTCGTGGACGACGTCCTCGCCGTGCTGGAGGGGCGACAGCCCAGGTTCAGGGCGGTGTAG
- a CDS encoding erythritol/L-threitol dehydrogenase codes for MSDDLPTSMRAVVCHGPEDYRLEELPVPRPGPGEVLVRVPAVGICASDLKCYTGAPMFWGDEHRVGYCQPPVVPGHEFVGYVVALGEGAGEKYGLQVGGLAVSEQIVPCWRCRFCRRGQYWMCQQHDVYGFRQRTFGAMAEYMLWPADAINHKVPPDVPPHHAAFIEPLACAIHAVDRGEIKFEDVVVIAGAGPLGLGMVAAARMRNPRLLVVVDLEDRRLEVARRCGADLTLNPSKVDVVEEVLGLTEGYGCDVYIEATGHPAAVEQGLRMIRKLGTFVEFSVMREPVTVDWTIIGDTKELNIHGAHLGPYCYPIAIDMIRKGRLPLDEIVTHRLPLEDFHRGIEIMMSREHSIKVVLEPNA; via the coding sequence ATGTCTGACGATCTGCCCACGAGCATGAGGGCGGTGGTGTGCCATGGCCCCGAGGACTACAGGCTGGAGGAGCTGCCCGTGCCCCGGCCGGGCCCGGGCGAGGTGCTGGTGCGCGTGCCGGCGGTCGGGATCTGCGCCAGCGACCTGAAGTGCTACACGGGCGCGCCCATGTTCTGGGGTGATGAGCATCGCGTGGGCTACTGCCAGCCCCCGGTGGTGCCCGGGCACGAGTTTGTGGGCTATGTGGTGGCGCTGGGTGAGGGGGCCGGCGAGAAGTACGGCCTCCAGGTGGGGGGCCTGGCGGTCTCCGAGCAGATAGTGCCGTGCTGGCGGTGCAGGTTCTGCAGGCGGGGCCAGTACTGGATGTGCCAGCAGCACGATGTGTACGGCTTCAGGCAGAGAACCTTCGGCGCCATGGCTGAGTACATGCTGTGGCCGGCCGATGCCATCAACCACAAGGTGCCGCCCGACGTCCCTCCCCATCACGCGGCCTTCATAGAGCCGCTGGCGTGCGCCATCCACGCCGTCGACAGGGGGGAGATAAAGTTCGAGGACGTCGTGGTGATCGCTGGCGCTGGGCCCCTGGGGCTCGGCATGGTCGCCGCGGCGCGGATGAGAAACCCTCGGCTGCTGGTGGTCGTCGATCTGGAGGATCGGCGCCTGGAGGTGGCCCGCAGGTGCGGGGCGGACCTCACCCTCAACCCCTCCAAGGTGGACGTGGTGGAGGAGGTGCTGGGGCTCACGGAGGGTTACGGCTGCGACGTGTACATAGAGGCCACGGGGCACCCGGCGGCGGTGGAGCAGGGCCTGCGGATGATCCGCAAGCTGGGCACCTTCGTGGAGTTCAGCGTGATGCGGGAGCCCGTCACCGTGGACTGGACGATCATCGGCGATACGAAGGAGCTGAACATCCACGGCGCCCACCTCGGCCCTTACTGCTACCCCATAGCGATCGACATGATCCGCAAGGGCAGGCTGCCGTTGGACGAGATCGTCACCCACAGGCTCCCCCTGGAAGATTTCCACAGGGGGATAGAGATCATGATGTCGCGCGAGCACTCGATCAAGGTGGTGCTCGAGCCCAACGCTTGA
- a CDS encoding DUF4118 domain-containing protein, with amino-acid sequence MRAAQNLSYAYRAAKGRWSWLAPLGRGRWSGYLLAIGGVAAITRLISLVFTRWHIANISMIYLLLVLALAVLYGSGPAVLASVAAFLAFDWFFVQPTWSLTIRDPDEWLALCLFLVTALITGQLAGNLRSREAQLHRRARELEVVNDLTRSILLDVNLEGLLRRLVTNISEMLGLSACKVIIPDENGRLRTVVQWPAPVAGEDPPHRVAVPLMLEDRSRGVLMAYRDAQGLPFSADELRVLRACADQVAVAMERERLMAEEQRAALLEESDRMKSALLSSMSHELRTPLSVIRAAAGGMLEAPEMPPALRELALSIDREASRLDRLVGNLLDMSRIEAGVLRPHPEPQALDEIVGAVLQRLRPLLGERPVLLDFPPDLPLVAFDALQIDQVLTNLLDNACKFSPPGTEIQVGAAVEALQVRVWVRNRTCRPLSDEELRRVFDKFYRAGGENPGSGLGLTICKAIVEAHGGSVRAARVGEGQVEFSFALPLQGTDGR; translated from the coding sequence ATGCGCGCGGCTCAGAACTTGTCTTATGCTTACAGGGCGGCCAAGGGGCGCTGGTCGTGGCTGGCGCCCCTCGGGCGTGGGCGGTGGTCGGGCTACCTGCTGGCGATCGGGGGGGTGGCGGCGATCACCCGCCTCATCTCCCTGGTGTTCACTCGCTGGCACATCGCCAACATCTCCATGATCTACCTGCTGCTGGTGCTCGCCCTGGCGGTGCTGTACGGGAGCGGTCCAGCGGTGCTGGCCTCGGTGGCGGCCTTCCTGGCGTTCGACTGGTTCTTCGTGCAGCCCACGTGGTCCCTCACGATCCGCGATCCCGACGAGTGGCTGGCCCTCTGCCTCTTCCTGGTCACCGCGCTCATCACCGGGCAGCTGGCGGGCAACCTGAGGTCGCGCGAGGCTCAGCTCCACAGGCGGGCTCGAGAGCTGGAGGTGGTCAACGACCTGACGCGCTCCATCCTGCTGGACGTCAACCTGGAGGGACTGCTGCGGCGGCTGGTGACCAACATCTCGGAGATGCTTGGGCTGTCGGCCTGCAAGGTGATCATCCCGGACGAGAATGGCAGGCTGCGGACCGTCGTCCAGTGGCCCGCGCCTGTCGCGGGGGAGGATCCGCCCCACAGGGTGGCAGTGCCCCTGATGCTGGAGGATCGGTCGAGGGGCGTGCTGATGGCCTACCGAGACGCGCAGGGGCTGCCCTTCAGCGCCGATGAGCTGCGGGTGCTGAGGGCCTGTGCCGATCAGGTGGCGGTGGCGATGGAGCGCGAGAGGCTGATGGCCGAGGAGCAGCGGGCAGCGCTGCTGGAGGAGTCGGACCGCATGAAGAGCGCGCTGCTCTCCTCGATGTCGCATGAGCTGCGGACACCGCTATCCGTTATCCGGGCGGCGGCGGGCGGCATGCTGGAGGCGCCGGAGATGCCCCCGGCGCTGCGCGAGCTCGCGCTATCCATAGACCGCGAGGCGTCCCGCCTCGACCGCCTGGTAGGCAACCTGCTGGACATGTCCAGGATAGAGGCCGGGGTGCTCAGGCCCCACCCGGAGCCGCAAGCCCTGGATGAGATAGTGGGGGCCGTGCTCCAGCGCCTGCGGCCCCTGCTGGGGGAGCGTCCCGTGCTGCTGGATTTCCCCCCCGATCTGCCCTTGGTGGCCTTTGACGCCCTGCAGATCGACCAGGTGCTCACCAACCTCCTGGACAACGCCTGCAAGTTCTCTCCCCCGGGGACCGAGATCCAGGTCGGCGCCGCCGTCGAGGCGCTGCAGGTGCGCGTGTGGGTGCGCAACCGCACATGTCGACCCCTGAGCGACGAGGAGCTGCGTCGGGTGTTCGACAAGTTCTACCGCGCCGGCGGGGAGAACCCGGGCAGCGGGCTGGGGCTGACCATCTGCAAGGCCATCGTGGAGGCCCACGGCGGCAGCGTGCGCGCCGCCCGCGTCGGGGAAGGCCAGGTGGAGTTCTCCTTTGCGCTCCCCCTGCAGGGCACGGACGGGAGGTAG
- a CDS encoding Fur family transcriptional regulator, with protein sequence MADQAPKMTMESAVEVLKRQGCRITPQRIMILEYLLSTDDHVTAEELYEQVKLMYPHISFSTVYRTLELLRDAGLITQTDLGKGTWSYHPIDRADHHHLICLGCGEMWEIPQDTFDEVHRQIMERYSFDALMVHYAIYGRCERCR encoded by the coding sequence ATGGCCGACCAAGCTCCCAAGATGACGATGGAGAGCGCCGTGGAGGTGCTCAAGCGGCAGGGCTGCAGGATAACCCCGCAGCGCATCATGATCCTGGAGTACCTGCTGTCCACCGACGACCACGTGACCGCCGAGGAGCTCTACGAGCAGGTCAAGCTGATGTACCCCCACATCAGCTTCTCCACGGTCTACAGGACCCTCGAGCTGCTCAGGGACGCCGGGCTCATCACCCAGACGGACCTCGGCAAGGGCACGTGGAGCTACCATCCCATAGACCGCGCCGACCACCATCACCTGATATGTCTGGGATGCGGCGAGATGTGGGAGATACCTCAGGACACGTTCGACGAGGTGCACCGGCAGATCATGGAGCGCTACAGCTTCGACGCCCTGATGGTACACTACGCGATCTACGGCCGCTGCGAGCGCTGCCGGTAG
- a CDS encoding NAD(P)-dependent alcohol dehydrogenase produces the protein MRNEAAVLYGPHDVRLEERPVPVPGPREVLVEVRSVGVCGSDVHYYEHGRIGSFVVEQPLVLGHESMGVVVGLGSEVTKHHVGERVALEPGVPCGTCRECRAGRYNLCPYVKFFATPPVDGAFARYVTIHEDFAYALPDEISDDAGALVEPVSVGLWACRKARLRGGEHVLVTGAGPIGLLAMQAAFALGAARVTVTDVVDERLQFARKVGATATVNVRSTPLVEAGVEADVLIECSGSPTAVADGLRCLRPAGTAVLVGMGPGETVEIPVAYLQQHEIWLTGTFRYANTYPDAIELIRAGKIRPEEIITGHYPLAEAESAMQATRRDPSQVKVMVLPQLEA, from the coding sequence ATGCGTAACGAAGCAGCAGTGCTCTACGGTCCGCACGACGTGCGCCTGGAGGAGCGGCCAGTGCCTGTGCCAGGGCCACGGGAGGTGCTGGTGGAGGTCAGGTCCGTGGGCGTGTGCGGCTCCGACGTACATTACTACGAGCATGGCAGGATAGGTAGCTTCGTCGTTGAGCAGCCCCTGGTGCTGGGGCATGAGTCCATGGGCGTGGTGGTTGGCCTGGGCAGCGAGGTCACGAAGCACCATGTGGGCGAGAGGGTGGCGCTGGAGCCGGGCGTGCCGTGCGGCACCTGCCGGGAGTGCCGTGCCGGCAGGTACAACCTGTGCCCGTACGTCAAGTTCTTCGCGACCCCTCCGGTGGACGGGGCCTTCGCGAGGTACGTCACCATCCACGAGGACTTCGCCTACGCCCTGCCCGATGAGATCTCGGACGATGCCGGCGCGCTGGTGGAGCCGGTCTCGGTGGGGCTGTGGGCGTGCAGGAAGGCGCGGCTGCGAGGCGGGGAGCACGTGCTGGTGACCGGTGCCGGCCCGATCGGCCTGCTCGCCATGCAGGCGGCCTTCGCTCTGGGGGCTGCCAGGGTGACGGTGACCGACGTGGTCGACGAGCGCCTGCAGTTCGCCCGCAAGGTCGGAGCGACGGCCACGGTCAACGTCCGCAGCACACCCCTCGTCGAGGCCGGGGTCGAGGCCGACGTCCTCATAGAGTGCTCCGGCAGCCCCACCGCGGTCGCCGATGGCCTGAGGTGCCTCCGTCCCGCGGGTACGGCTGTGTTGGTGGGCATGGGGCCCGGGGAGACGGTCGAGATACCTGTGGCGTACCTGCAGCAGCACGAGATCTGGCTCACCGGCACCTTCCGGTACGCCAACACCTATCCCGACGCCATCGAGCTGATCCGGGCAGGCAAGATACGCCCTGAGGAGATCATCACCGGGCATTACCCGCTCGCCGAGGCCGAGAGCGCGATGCAGGCGACCAGGCGGGACCCCTCCCAGGTCAAGGTCATGGTGCTGCCCCAGCTGGAGGCCTAG